A portion of the Lolium rigidum isolate FL_2022 chromosome 1, APGP_CSIRO_Lrig_0.1, whole genome shotgun sequence genome contains these proteins:
- the LOC124701677 gene encoding endoplasmin homolog, whose protein sequence is MRKWALSCALLLVLLLTTLPDPAKRLQVNAEESSDELADLPKVEEKLGAVPHGLSTDSEVVQRESESISRKTLRNSAEKFEFQAEVSRLMDIIINSLYSNKDIFLRELISNASDALDKIRFLALTDKDVLGEGDAAKLEIQIKLDKENKILSIRDRGVGMTKEDLIKNLGTIAKSGTSAFVEKMQTGGDLNLIGQFGVGFYSVYLVADYVEVVSKHNDDKQYVWESKADGSFAISEDTWNEPLGRGTEIKLHLREEAKEYLEEGKLKDLVKKYSEFINFPIYLWATKEVDVEVPADEEESNEEEDTTPETSEEEETEDGEEKKPKTKTVKETTTEWELLNDMKAVWLRNPKEVTEEEYAKFYHSLAKDFGDDKPMSWSHFSAEGDVEFKALLFVPPKAPHDLYESYYNANKSNLKLFVRRVFISDEFDDLLPKYLSFLMGIVDSDTLPLNVSREMLQQHSSLKTIKKKLIRKALDMIRKLAEEDPEEYSNKEKTDEEKSAMEKKKGQYAKFWNEFGKSIKLGIIEDATNRNRLAKLLRFESSKSDGKLVSLDEYISRMKSGQKDIFYLTGSSKEQLEKSPFLEQLTKKNYEVIYFTDPVDEYLMQYLMDYEDKKFQNVSKEGLKLGKDSKLKDLKESFKVLTDWWKKALDTEGIDSVKISNRLHNTPCVVVTSKYGWSSNMEKIMQAQTLSDASKQAYMRGKRVLEINPKHPIVKELRDKVAQDSEDVGLKQTARLVYQTALMESGFNLPDPKDFASSIYRSVQKSLDLSPDAAVEEEEEVEEPEVEEKEATKAAEEEPEYEQYDKDEL, encoded by the exons ATGCGGAAGTGGGCGCTCTCctgcgcgctcctcctcgtcctcctcctcaccaCCCTCCCCGATCCAG CTAAGAGGCTCCAGGTCAATgccgaggagagcagcgacgagctGGCCGACCTGCCCAAGGTAGAGGAGAAGCTTGGGGCCGTCCCCCATGGCCTGTCCACCGACTCCGAGGTCGTCCAGAG GGAGTCCGAGTCGATCTCGAGGAAGACCCTCAGGAACTCGGCCGAGAAGTTTGAGTTCCAGGCCGAGGTGTCCAGGCTCATGGACATCATCATCAACTCGCTCTACAGCAACAAGGACATCTTCCTCAGGGAGCTCATTTCCAATGCGTCTGAT GCTTTGGATAAGATTAGGTTCCTTGCCCTCACCGATAAGGATGTCTTGGGCGAAGGTGACGCTGCTAAGCTTGAAATCCAG ATCAAATTGGACAAGGAAAACAAGATTCTCTCCATTCGGGATAGGGGTGTTGGTATGACCAaggaagatctgatcaagaaccTTGGAACCATTGCGAAATCTGGAACTTCAG CTTTTGTCGAAAAGATGCAGACTGGAGGTGACCTCAATCTCATTGGGCAGTTTGGTGTTGGCTTCTACTCAGTATACTTGGTTGCTGACTATGTCGAAGTTGTCAGCAAGCACAATGATGACAAACA ATATGTGTGGGAGTCCAAAGCTGATGGATCATTTGctatctcggaggatacatggaaTGAACCCCTCGGCCGTGGAACTGAGATCAAACTGCATCTCCGCGAAGAAGCTAAGGAGTACCTGGAGGAAGGCAAGCTAAAG GACTTGGTGAAGAAGTACtctgagttcatcaatttccccaTTTACTTGTGGGCAACCAAGGAGGTTGATGTTGAAGTGCCAGCTGACGAGGAGGAATCAAATGAGGAAGAGGATACTA CCCCAGAGACCTCTGAGGAAGAAGAGACAGAAGATGGGGAAGAGAAAAAACCCAAGACGAAGACAGTAAAGGAAACTACCACTGAATGGGAGCTTCTGAACGATATGAAGGCTGTATGGCTTCGTAACCCCAAGGAAGTTACTGAAGAAGAGTACGCGAAGTTTTACCACTCACTAGCTAAG GACTTTGGGGATGACAAGCCTATGTCTTGGAGTCACTTCAGTGCCGAGGGAGATGTTGAGTTCAAAGCTTTGCTCTTTGTTCCCCCGAAGGCTCCACATGATCTCTACGAGAGTTACTACAATGCTAACAAGTCAAACCTCAAGTTGTTTGTTAGAAGAGTTTTCATCTCTGATGAATTTGATGATCTTCTTCCAAAGTACCTCAGCTTCTTGATG GGTATTGTCGACTCAGACACGCTACCTCTCAATGTATCACGCGAAATGCTTCAACAACATAGCAGTCTCAAGACCATCAAGAAGAAACTGATCCGCAAGGCTCTTGACATGATTAGGAAACTTGCTGAGGAAGATCCTGAGGAGTACAGCAACAAAGAAAAGACAG ATGAAGAAAAAAGTGCaatggagaagaagaagggacagtATGCCAAGTTCTGGAATGAGTTTGGCAAATCAATCAAGCTGGGGATCATTGAAGATGCAACAAACAGGAACCGTCTTGCGAAGCTTCTGAGATTTGAGAG TTCCAAGTCAGATGGCAAACTTGTCTCTCTTGATGAGTATATTTCAAGGATGAAGTCAGGGCAAAAGGATATCTTTTACCTTACAGGAAGCAGCAAGGAGCAGCTAGAGAAATCTCCGTTCCTTGAGCAGCTAACCAAGAAGAACTACGAG gttatctacttCACTGATCCTGTCGACGAGTACCTGATGCAGTACCTCATGGACTACGAGGACAAGAAGTTCCAGAACGTGTCCAAGGAGGGCCTGAAGCTTGGCAAGGACTCGAAGCTCAAGGACCTCAAGGAGTCCTTCAAGGTGCTGACGGACTGGTGGAAGAAGGCCCTGGACACTGAGGGCATCGACTCAGTGAAGATCAGCAACCGGCTACACAACACCCCCTGCGTGGTGGTGACCTCCAAGTACGGGTGGAGCTCCAACATGGAGAAGATCATGCAGGCGCAGACCCTGTCAGACGCGAGCAAGCAGGCCTACATGCGTGGCAAGCGTGTCTTGGAGATCAACCCCAAGCACCCCATCGTAAAGGAGCTCCGTGACAAGGTCGCCCAGGACAGCGAG GACGTGGGCCTCAAGCAGACAGCGAGGCTGGTGTACCAGACGGCGCTGATGGAGAGTGGGTTCAACCTCCCCGACCCCAAGGACTTCGCGTCCAGCATCTACCGGTCTGTGCAGAAGAGCCTAGACCTGAGCCCTGACGCCGCcgttgaggaggaagaggaggtggaggagcctgAGGTGGAAGAGAAGGAGGCCACCAAGGCCGCCGAGGAGGAGCCGGAGTACGAGCAGTACGACAAGGACGAGCTGTAG
- the LOC124701687 gene encoding basic leucine zipper 23-like: MDDGDLDFSNPEAFLCPSLGADAPGGCSMDSYFDDILKDTEHLACTHTHTCNPPAHDLSHTHTCVHVHTKVVSASSDGAESPSAEAASKKRRPSGNRAAVRKYREKKKAHTALLEEEVVHLKALNKQLMRKVQNHAALEAEVARLRCLLVDIRGRIEGEIGAFPYGRPVVKSAVDLVPAGGVDLAAGAAQVMNSCDFRCNDQLYCNPGMQMRTMGDDAAMGAQVFGQGPGDFSNAQCIGTAKSGSTMPPGCGGMGTMPSGCLPNSERN; the protein is encoded by the coding sequence ATGGACGACGGGGACCTCGACTTCTCGAACCCGGAGGCGTTCCTGTGCCCGTCCCTGGGCGCCGACGCCCCGGGCGGCTGCTCCATGGACAGCTACTTCGACGACATCCTCAAGGACACGGAGCACCTCGCCTGCACGCACACCCACACCTGCAACCCGCCCGCGCACGACCTCTCGCACACCCACACCTGCGTCCACGTCCACACCAAGGTCGTCTCGGCCTCCTCCGACGGCGCCGAGTCCCCCTCCGCCGAGGCCGCCTCCAAGAAGCGCCGCCCCTCGGGCAACCGCGCCGCCGTGCGCAAGTaccgcgagaagaagaaggcgcaCACGGCGctgctggaggaggaggtggtccacCTCAAGGCCCTCAACAAGCAGCTCATGCGCAAGGTCCAGAACCACGCCGCGCTAGAGGCCGAGGTCGCCAGGCTCCGCTGCCTGCTCGTCGACATCAGGGGCAGGATCGAGGGCGAGATCGGCGCATTCCCCTACGGCCGCCCGGTGGTGAAGAGCGCCGTCGATTTGGTCCCTGCTGGTGGGGTTGACCTTGCTGCTGGCGCcgcccaggtcatgaactcctgcGATTTCAGGTGCAACGATCAGCTCTACTGCAATCCCGGGATGCAGATGAGGACCATGGGCGACGACGCCGCTATGGGTGCCCAGGTGTTTGGACAGGGCCCCGGTGATTTCTCCAATGCTCAGTGCATTGGGACCGCGAAATCTGGATCCACAATGCCACCGGGCTGTGGCGGTATGGGCACGATGCCTTCGGGCTGTTTGCCAAATTCTGAACGGAATTGA